In the genome of Rhizobium etli 8C-3, one region contains:
- a CDS encoding DUF934 domain-containing protein, which produces MTKIWRETGFVANDPWVIESDEVKAIEDQKPLLGLDDLIERAGESNDVGLGVLIKPADDVRKLEPYLDRLEIVAVAFPAFSDGRAFSHASLLRKRLGYTNELRAVGDVLIDQIPLMLRVGIDSFAVTNETALKRLSENRLPGIPHHYQPAVRDAEAGKGYSWRRQAKPAA; this is translated from the coding sequence GTGACGAAGATTTGGAGAGAAACCGGTTTTGTCGCCAATGATCCCTGGGTGATCGAGAGCGATGAGGTCAAAGCGATCGAAGATCAGAAGCCTCTGCTCGGCCTCGACGATCTAATCGAAAGGGCCGGAGAGAGCAACGATGTCGGTCTTGGCGTGCTCATCAAGCCCGCTGACGACGTCCGCAAGCTGGAGCCTTACCTGGATCGCCTCGAAATCGTCGCCGTTGCCTTCCCGGCATTCAGCGACGGCCGTGCCTTTAGCCATGCCTCGCTGCTGCGCAAGCGACTCGGTTATACCAACGAATTGCGGGCGGTAGGCGATGTGCTAATCGACCAGATCCCGTTGATGCTGCGCGTCGGCATCGACAGCTTCGCCGTGACCAATGAAACGGCGCTCAAGCGCCTTTCCGAAAACAGGCTGCCGGGAATTCCGCATCATTATCAGCCGGCTGTGCGTGACGCGGAGGCCGGCAAGGGCTATAGTTGGCGCCGTCAGGCGAAGCCGGCGGCATAG
- a CDS encoding UbiH/UbiF family hydroxylase — protein sequence MKQFEVAVIGGGLAGMVAAISLARGGRSVALIAPPATTEDRRTTALMDQSIRFLDRLALWEKLKPSAAPLKSMRIIDGTNRLLRAPTTTFRAVEVGLDAFGYNFPNKALTDVLEAAVAIEGNITRFTAFAESIDIGEDAVTIMIAGGQMLSADFAAGADGRKSKLREKAGIGARNWSYPQSAMVLNFGHSLPHENTSTEFHTECGPFTQVPLRGNRSSLVWVQNPSDAAAGLELSLAELSNVVEARMQSLLGKVSVEEGVQIWPLSGMMAHRFGKGRIALIGEAAHVFPPIGAQGLNLSLRDIMALTDILCDRAELPLLADSGDRFDRRRRADIMTRTVSVDLLNRSLLSGFLPVQMLRAAGLHILSAFPPLRSVVMREGIEPGRGLRDIPTALREKFSRKKG from the coding sequence ATGAAACAGTTCGAAGTGGCGGTGATCGGTGGCGGTCTCGCCGGCATGGTGGCCGCGATCTCACTGGCCCGCGGCGGCCGCAGCGTGGCGCTGATTGCCCCTCCCGCCACGACAGAGGATCGGCGTACAACGGCGCTGATGGATCAGTCGATCCGCTTCCTCGATCGCCTGGCGCTCTGGGAAAAGCTGAAGCCTTCGGCCGCGCCGCTGAAAAGCATGCGCATCATCGATGGCACAAATCGCCTGCTGCGTGCACCAACCACGACGTTTCGCGCCGTCGAAGTCGGTCTCGACGCTTTCGGCTACAACTTCCCGAACAAGGCTTTGACAGACGTGCTCGAGGCGGCGGTCGCAATCGAAGGCAATATCACGCGCTTCACTGCTTTTGCTGAGAGCATTGATATCGGCGAGGATGCCGTTACCATCATGATTGCGGGCGGCCAGATGCTGTCTGCCGATTTTGCTGCCGGCGCCGACGGTCGCAAGTCGAAGCTTAGGGAAAAAGCCGGCATTGGCGCGCGCAACTGGTCCTATCCGCAGTCGGCCATGGTGCTGAATTTCGGCCATTCGCTGCCGCACGAAAATACCTCGACGGAATTTCACACCGAATGCGGCCCCTTTACCCAGGTGCCCTTGCGCGGCAACCGCTCTAGCCTCGTCTGGGTACAGAATCCGTCGGATGCCGCCGCCGGCCTCGAATTGTCCCTTGCCGAATTGAGCAACGTCGTCGAAGCGCGGATGCAGTCGCTGCTCGGCAAGGTGAGCGTCGAGGAAGGCGTCCAGATATGGCCTCTTTCAGGCATGATGGCGCATCGTTTCGGCAAGGGCCGGATAGCGCTGATCGGGGAAGCTGCGCACGTCTTCCCGCCGATCGGCGCACAAGGCCTCAATCTCAGCCTGCGCGATATCATGGCGCTGACGGATATTCTTTGCGACCGGGCCGAACTGCCCCTATTGGCCGATTCGGGCGATCGGTTCGACCGCAGGCGCCGCGCCGACATCATGACGCGAACGGTCAGCGTCGATCTGCTAAACCGCTCGCTTCTCTCAGGTTTCCTGCCGGTGCAGATGTTGCGCGCTGCGGGCCTCCATATTCTCTCGGCGTTTCCGCCGCTACGCAGCGTCGTAATGCGCGAAGGCATCGAGCCGGGCCGCGGATTGCGCGATATTCCGACTGCCTTGCGGGAAAAGTTCAGTCGCAAGAAAGGCTGA
- a CDS encoding cytochrome c biogenesis CcdA family protein, which yields MSIADISLLSALLAGALSFLSPCVLPLVPPYLCYMAGISVEQFRGGNAVAIAPDVRRGVLFSALFFTLGFATVFVALGAGASSIGMLLRQHLDLLAKVGGLIIIIMGLNFLGVFRIGLFAREARFQGGGKPATLTGAYIMGLAFAFGWTPCIGPVLGAILGVAAARETVGSGAGLLAVYSLGLAIPFWIAAGFSGAFMNFLARFRRHLGTIEKIMGGFLVLTGLAFIFGFVTDTAIWFQQTFPILMRIG from the coding sequence GTGTCGATTGCCGATATTTCCCTGTTGAGCGCCCTGCTTGCGGGTGCCCTCTCCTTTCTCTCTCCCTGCGTGCTTCCCCTCGTTCCGCCCTATCTCTGCTATATGGCGGGCATATCCGTCGAGCAGTTCCGGGGCGGAAATGCTGTTGCGATTGCACCCGATGTCCGGCGCGGGGTGCTGTTTTCGGCGCTGTTCTTCACCCTCGGATTCGCCACCGTCTTCGTCGCGCTCGGCGCCGGCGCTTCCAGCATCGGAATGCTGCTGCGCCAACATCTGGATCTCCTGGCCAAGGTCGGCGGCCTCATCATCATCATCATGGGGCTGAACTTTCTCGGCGTCTTCCGGATCGGGCTTTTCGCGCGCGAGGCCCGGTTCCAGGGCGGCGGCAAACCGGCGACGCTGACCGGCGCCTATATCATGGGACTTGCCTTCGCCTTCGGCTGGACGCCGTGCATTGGACCGGTGCTGGGCGCCATTTTGGGGGTCGCGGCAGCGCGCGAGACCGTAGGCTCCGGCGCGGGGCTCCTCGCCGTTTATTCGCTCGGCCTCGCTATTCCCTTCTGGATCGCCGCCGGCTTTTCCGGTGCCTTCATGAATTTTCTGGCGCGCTTCCGCCGCCATCTCGGCACCATCGAAAAGATCATGGGAGGCTTCCTCGTGCTCACGGGGCTCGCCTTCATATTCGGTTTCGTCACCGATACTGCCATCTGGTTCCAGCAGACCTTTCCGATTCTGATGCGGATCGGCTAA
- the istB gene encoding IS21-like element helper ATPase IstB: protein MKNAHAIDAARLAIMLTDLRLPAIKLLWPDFAEQADKEGWPAARFLSAIAEHELSERDRRRMERHLADARLPPGKTLDNFDFDAVPMVSKAQVMAITAGDSWLAKGANILLFGPPGGGKSHLAAAIGLALIENGWRVLFSRTTELVQKLQVARRELQLESAIAKLDKFDLLILDDLAYVTKDQAETSVLFELISARYERRSILITANQPFGEWNRVFPDPAMTLAAVDRLVHHATIFEMNVESYRRRAAMEAKRQRGRPASYATIRNTAEIDAARQSEPDETVASDNQDDTLPDNRDTRVSSRLSR from the coding sequence ATGAAGAACGCTCACGCTATCGATGCGGCCAGGCTCGCCATCATGCTAACCGACCTCAGGTTGCCGGCAATAAAGCTACTCTGGCCGGATTTTGCCGAACAGGCCGACAAGGAAGGCTGGCCGGCGGCGAGGTTCTTATCCGCTATTGCCGAGCACGAACTGTCCGAACGCGATCGCCGCCGCATGGAACGTCATCTTGCTGACGCACGACTGCCACCAGGTAAAACGCTGGACAACTTTGACTTCGACGCCGTGCCAATGGTCTCGAAGGCTCAGGTAATGGCCATTACCGCTGGCGATAGTTGGCTCGCAAAGGGTGCCAACATCTTATTGTTTGGCCCACCGGGTGGCGGAAAGAGCCATCTCGCCGCAGCAATCGGCCTGGCACTCATCGAGAATGGTTGGCGTGTGCTGTTCTCGCGCACCACGGAGCTCGTTCAGAAACTGCAAGTGGCTCGTCGCGAACTCCAGCTTGAGTCCGCCATCGCCAAGCTAGACAAGTTCGATTTGCTCATCCTCGACGATCTCGCTTATGTCACCAAGGACCAGGCCGAAACTAGCGTGCTCTTCGAGCTCATCTCTGCTCGTTACGAGCGACGATCTATTTTGATCACCGCCAATCAACCCTTCGGAGAATGGAACAGGGTCTTCCCAGATCCCGCCATGACCCTCGCAGCCGTCGATCGTCTCGTTCACCATGCAACCATCTTTGAGATGAATGTCGAGAGCTATCGCCGCCGAGCTGCGATGGAGGCAAAACGACAGCGAGGTAGACCAGCCTCCTACGCGACAATCAGGAATACCGCTGAGATTGACGCTGCGCGACAATCAGAGCCCGACGAAACCGTTGCCAGCGACAATCAAGATGATACGCTCCCCGACAACCGCGACACCAGAGTCTCATCCAGATTGTCGCGCTGA
- the istA gene encoding IS21 family transposase, with the protein MPGRHVTDHQMRLFMKLRQEHTTEIAAAKASISRATAFRIKQDPQLPSQKTKPRERRRPDPLAHIFDAEVVPLLKAAPGIRAVAVFEEMLRRHPELSEGVRRTMERRIRSWRAIHGGEQEVIFRQIHEPGRLGLSDFTNMNEIGITIAGQPLDHLLYHFRLAYSGFEHAHVVLGGESFVALAEGLQNALWFLGGTPLYHRSDSLSAAFRNLDADAKEDLTRRYADLCAHYQMTPTRNNKGIAHENGSIESPHGHLKNAIRDALLMRGASDFDDLDAYRGFIDEIVSRRNARYGKRIDAERAQLQPLPGRRTSDFEEVVVRVSSSGGFTLRKVFYTVPSRLIGHRLRVRMFDDRLDVFIGGTHLMSLRRGRGHASGKHDQVVDYRHVIHSLRKKPMALLQLVYRDKLFPRQEYRRAFEILLDRLSDKQACKITVELLALAHDRGCERELAERLRKILDAGDLPDIAELRTLFAPDPARLPTVNVHLASLNGYEALIDAHQVGDAA; encoded by the coding sequence GTGCCAGGTCGTCACGTAACCGATCATCAGATGAGGCTTTTCATGAAGTTACGACAGGAGCACACGACTGAGATCGCCGCCGCAAAGGCTTCGATCAGCAGAGCTACGGCATTCCGCATTAAGCAGGATCCGCAACTCCCATCTCAAAAGACCAAGCCGCGGGAACGCCGTCGCCCCGATCCGCTTGCACACATCTTTGATGCAGAGGTGGTTCCGCTTTTAAAGGCAGCGCCAGGAATTCGCGCCGTTGCTGTCTTTGAGGAGATGCTTCGCCGCCATCCAGAGCTGAGCGAAGGCGTACGCCGCACAATGGAGCGCCGTATTCGTTCATGGCGCGCTATTCACGGCGGGGAACAGGAAGTGATCTTCCGGCAAATTCACGAGCCAGGTCGATTAGGACTGTCCGACTTCACCAATATGAATGAGATTGGAATCACGATTGCAGGCCAGCCGCTCGATCATCTGCTTTATCACTTCCGCCTTGCATACTCCGGCTTCGAGCACGCGCACGTCGTCCTTGGTGGCGAAAGTTTTGTGGCATTGGCAGAAGGACTGCAGAATGCTCTCTGGTTCCTTGGAGGCACGCCGCTTTATCATCGTAGCGATAGCCTGTCGGCGGCATTCCGCAATCTCGATGCTGATGCAAAGGAGGACCTAACCCGGCGATACGCGGATCTTTGCGCTCATTACCAGATGACGCCGACGCGCAACAACAAAGGGATTGCTCACGAGAATGGCTCCATTGAAAGCCCGCATGGTCATCTCAAGAATGCGATCCGCGACGCGCTGTTAATGCGTGGCGCCAGTGACTTCGACGATCTCGATGCCTATCGAGGCTTCATCGACGAGATCGTCAGTCGACGCAATGCCCGATATGGCAAGCGCATCGATGCCGAGCGTGCCCAACTTCAGCCATTGCCAGGAAGACGGACGAGCGACTTTGAAGAAGTTGTCGTTCGTGTTTCCAGCAGCGGTGGCTTCACATTGCGCAAGGTCTTTTACACGGTACCCTCGCGCCTGATCGGGCATCGGTTACGCGTGCGTATGTTTGATGATCGCCTCGATGTCTTTATCGGCGGCACGCATCTCATGTCGCTTCGCAGAGGTCGCGGTCATGCCAGTGGTAAACATGATCAGGTCGTCGACTACCGGCATGTCATCCATTCCCTTCGCAAAAAGCCAATGGCGCTTCTCCAGCTTGTTTATCGCGACAAGCTCTTTCCTCGGCAGGAATATCGTAGAGCCTTCGAGATCCTGCTCGACCGACTTTCCGACAAGCAGGCGTGCAAGATCACAGTCGAACTCTTGGCCTTGGCCCACGATCGGGGCTGTGAACGTGAGCTAGCCGAACGACTGCGCAAAATACTCGACGCGGGCGATCTGCCAGACATTGCCGAGTTGCGAACCTTATTTGCTCCCGACCCTGCACGGTTGCCGACCGTGAACGTCCATCTCGCCTCCCTCAATGGCTACGAAGCCTTGATCGATGCTCACCAGGTTGGGGACGCCGCATGA
- a CDS encoding AlpA family phage regulatory protein: MRSMAECSVLTWRSLKSGSKGRLLGLLPRRFGRAKVDGIGWHSLRHSAVSTWIEAGLQPNAVQILADHASYAIDTGNEVAGMTSMSRTMVNKYCEQGRFPQHVDLGDRRVAFVKAGIVAWIPAKIEARAPPQNPVGLDQLRAKLAQAYEVIAILLLGPEGNSLDVAMPEGKRALKYFRCAGYDARFCPSFIRAPDRRRSGRD, translated from the coding sequence ATGCGCAGCATGGCGGAGTGCTCGGTCTTAACATGGCGCTCGTTGAAAAGCGGAAGCAAGGGCCGCCTGCTCGGCCTCCTTCCTCGACGCTTTGGGCGTGCCAAGGTCGACGGCATTGGCTGGCACTCTCTGCGTCACTCCGCTGTTTCGACATGGATCGAGGCAGGCTTGCAGCCAAATGCGGTTCAGATACTCGCGGATCACGCTTCCTACGCGATCGATACCGGCAACGAAGTCGCCGGGATGACAAGCATGTCACGCACGATGGTGAACAAGTATTGCGAGCAAGGCCGCTTCCCGCAGCATGTGGATCTCGGCGACAGGCGGGTGGCCTTCGTGAAGGCTGGAATCGTAGCCTGGATACCTGCCAAGATCGAGGCACGAGCGCCCCCGCAAAATCCCGTTGGCCTAGATCAACTGCGCGCGAAGCTCGCCCAGGCATACGAAGTCATCGCAATCTTGCTGCTGGGGCCAGAAGGCAACTCGCTCGACGTAGCGATGCCCGAAGGCAAGCGAGCACTCAAGTATTTCAGGTGCGCTGGTTATGACGCGCGGTTTTGCCCTTCGTTCATCCGAGCGCCAGACCGAAGAAGGAGCGGACGTGACTGA
- a CDS encoding GFA family protein, which translates to MKMRTGGCLCGAVRYDVKGEPLRSGLCHCTDCRKESGSAFVTFAVWPRAAFEYSGSVATFEGRSFCPACGGRLFCLTDKEAELRLGSLDDAPMEIAPLYEIWIKRRESWLHPLRATDQYHEDAG; encoded by the coding sequence ATGAAAATGCGCACTGGGGGCTGCCTTTGCGGCGCCGTCAGATATGACGTGAAGGGCGAGCCGCTTCGCTCCGGGCTCTGTCACTGTACGGACTGCCGGAAGGAGAGCGGCTCGGCCTTCGTCACGTTCGCCGTATGGCCGCGTGCGGCTTTCGAGTATTCCGGTTCGGTTGCGACATTTGAGGGCCGCAGCTTCTGTCCGGCATGCGGCGGTCGGCTCTTTTGTCTTACCGACAAGGAGGCGGAACTCCGGCTTGGATCTCTTGATGATGCGCCGATGGAAATCGCGCCACTCTACGAGATCTGGATCAAACGCCGCGAAAGCTGGCTTCATCCGCTGCGGGCGACCGACCAGTATCACGAAGATGCCGGCTAA
- a CDS encoding efflux RND transporter periplasmic adaptor subunit, with protein sequence MDDSGTGRKAAAADIDLAAVLAASAKRGKGSRWRGRLVAAAALIAIAGTVGFFYNGRSATGYSYETQPAKRGDLTVLVTATGSVQPTEQVDISSELSGTVRDVNVDYNSEVKSGQVLAVLDTNKLEADVKSSRAKLDSAKANVLKANADLLSAQVSLERLKSLVRGSVSTQQSLDDATYKYESAAATKQINEAEVLSAEADLRLAEVNLAKAKIVSPVDGVILTRSVDPGATVAASLSAPVLFTIAGDLRKMELQVDVDEADVGQIGVGQKATFTVDAYPNKSFPAEIEQIRFASETTNNVVTYKAVLSVDNADLLLRPGMTATADITVEAVKETLMVPNAALRYAPPEAESRANRGIFGLFRPPRMGPRSGGNGNEALTGAKRRVWVLREGRQVPLVIQVGSSDGQFTQVTAGELKEGDALVTDATTRAR encoded by the coding sequence ATGGACGATTCCGGAACCGGCAGGAAGGCTGCAGCAGCCGATATCGATCTTGCTGCCGTCCTGGCGGCCTCCGCCAAGCGCGGCAAGGGCAGCCGCTGGCGCGGCCGTCTTGTCGCCGCTGCAGCATTGATTGCGATCGCTGGGACCGTTGGCTTTTTTTACAACGGCCGCAGCGCCACCGGATACAGCTATGAGACGCAGCCGGCAAAGCGCGGCGACTTGACGGTTCTCGTGACGGCGACCGGCTCGGTGCAGCCGACCGAGCAGGTCGATATCTCGAGCGAACTCTCCGGCACCGTGCGCGACGTCAATGTCGATTACAACAGCGAGGTCAAATCCGGCCAGGTGCTGGCAGTTCTCGATACGAACAAGCTGGAGGCCGATGTGAAGAGCTCGCGTGCGAAGCTCGATTCGGCCAAGGCGAATGTGCTGAAGGCGAATGCCGATCTGCTGTCGGCGCAGGTTTCGCTGGAGCGCTTGAAGAGCCTCGTCAGAGGCAGCGTCTCGACGCAGCAGAGCCTTGACGATGCGACCTACAAATACGAGTCCGCCGCAGCCACAAAGCAGATCAACGAGGCGGAAGTGCTCTCTGCCGAAGCCGACCTGCGGCTCGCCGAGGTCAACCTTGCCAAGGCCAAAATTGTTTCGCCGGTCGATGGCGTCATCCTGACCCGCTCTGTCGATCCGGGTGCAACCGTCGCCGCATCGCTTTCGGCGCCGGTTCTCTTTACCATCGCGGGCGATCTCAGGAAGATGGAACTGCAAGTCGATGTGGACGAGGCCGATGTCGGCCAGATTGGCGTCGGGCAGAAGGCGACCTTCACGGTCGACGCCTATCCGAACAAGTCCTTTCCCGCCGAGATCGAGCAGATCCGCTTCGCCTCCGAGACGACCAACAATGTCGTCACCTACAAGGCCGTGCTTTCCGTCGACAACGCTGACCTCCTGCTGCGCCCGGGCATGACGGCAACGGCGGATATTACCGTCGAGGCCGTCAAGGAAACCCTGATGGTGCCGAATGCTGCTTTGCGCTACGCGCCGCCAGAAGCCGAATCGCGCGCCAACCGCGGCATCTTCGGTCTTTTCCGGCCGCCGCGTATGGGGCCGCGCTCCGGCGGCAACGGCAATGAAGCGCTCACTGGCGCTAAACGTCGCGTGTGGGTGTTGCGCGAAGGCCGCCAAGTGCCTCTCGTCATCCAGGTTGGTTCCTCGGACGGTCAGTTCACACAGGTCACGGCCGGTGAGCTCAAGGAAGGCGATGCGCTTGTCACAGACGCCACGACACGGGCGCGATAG
- a CDS encoding ABC transporter ATP-binding protein — protein MTSPPLLEFRQVSKIYGHGEAAIRALDHVDLRIGIHQFVAIMGPSGSGKSTAMNILGCLDVPSAGDYVFQGISTTGFDRNQLTLLRRHMLGFVFQGFNLLARTSAVENVELPLIYRGVAAGERHRRAKEALGLVGLTGREHHKTQELSGGQQQRVAIARAIVTEPALLLADEPTGNLDTKTSAEIMDLMTRLNREQGITIVMVTHEPDIAAYAQRILRFVDGKLEAEVVHQGGADHVS, from the coding sequence ATGACCAGTCCGCCGCTTCTCGAATTCAGGCAGGTATCGAAGATCTACGGTCACGGCGAGGCGGCGATCCGCGCGCTCGACCATGTCGATCTGCGGATTGGGATCCATCAATTCGTCGCGATCATGGGTCCATCGGGCTCGGGTAAGTCGACAGCGATGAATATCCTCGGCTGCCTCGATGTTCCGAGCGCCGGCGACTACGTCTTCCAGGGCATTTCGACGACCGGTTTCGATCGAAATCAGCTAACGCTGCTGAGACGCCATATGCTGGGCTTCGTTTTCCAGGGGTTCAACCTTCTCGCGCGGACATCGGCGGTCGAGAATGTAGAGTTGCCGCTGATCTACCGCGGTGTCGCAGCGGGCGAGCGCCACCGGCGCGCCAAGGAAGCGCTTGGCTTGGTCGGACTTACGGGGCGCGAGCACCATAAGACGCAGGAGCTTTCCGGCGGCCAGCAGCAGCGCGTGGCAATCGCCCGCGCGATCGTCACCGAACCAGCCCTGTTGCTTGCCGACGAGCCGACCGGCAATCTCGACACGAAAACCAGCGCCGAGATCATGGATCTGATGACGCGGCTGAACCGGGAGCAGGGCATCACGATCGTCATGGTCACGCATGAACCCGACATCGCGGCCTATGCACAGCGCATCCTCCGTTTCGTCGATGGAAAGCTCGAAGCCGAGGTCGTGCATCAGGGCGGGGCGGATCATGTTTCTTGA
- a CDS encoding ABC transporter permease yields the protein MFLETLKLALRAISRNILRSFLTVLGVVIGVAAVIALVTIGNGTTEQVSAELSRLGTNMLFVRPGQFGPGRASSEARRFTVKDVDAIRDQLNGLRAVAPLNQTTATAIYGGQSHSTTVMGTTNDYFIAQDWDMALGRTFEAAEERGRARCILGETVRSQLFGAANPTGQQIRVGKVSCGVIGVLAKRGQSGMGNDQDDVVIMPVKIYQRRIGGRANANVQMIVISARDGVSTSKVQTETENLLRERRKIIPGREDDFNVNDMTQIAEAMTGTTTLLTGLLGAVAAISLLVGGIGIMNIMLVSVTERTREIGIRLAIGALETQVLLQFLVEAIALSLFGGITGIVFGLGIGFTAVTLLKVPFVVSPLMIAVAFVFSAAIGMIFGYFPARRAAQLNPIEALRHE from the coding sequence ATGTTTCTTGAAACGCTGAAACTTGCGCTGCGCGCCATCAGCCGCAACATCCTGCGTTCCTTCCTTACCGTGCTTGGCGTCGTCATCGGCGTTGCCGCCGTTATCGCATTGGTGACGATCGGCAACGGTACCACCGAGCAGGTCTCCGCGGAGCTCTCGCGGCTCGGGACCAACATGCTCTTCGTGCGTCCGGGCCAGTTCGGTCCGGGGCGCGCGAGCTCCGAGGCGAGACGGTTTACCGTTAAGGATGTCGATGCGATCCGCGATCAGCTAAATGGCCTGCGTGCAGTCGCGCCGCTCAACCAGACGACGGCGACGGCGATCTACGGTGGCCAGAGTCATTCGACTACCGTCATGGGCACGACAAACGACTATTTCATCGCGCAGGACTGGGACATGGCCCTCGGCCGCACCTTCGAGGCGGCGGAAGAGCGCGGGCGCGCGCGCTGCATCCTCGGCGAGACGGTACGATCGCAGCTTTTCGGCGCGGCCAATCCGACAGGGCAGCAGATCCGCGTGGGCAAGGTGTCCTGCGGCGTCATCGGCGTCCTGGCGAAGCGGGGGCAATCGGGCATGGGCAATGACCAGGACGACGTCGTTATCATGCCCGTAAAGATCTATCAGCGCCGGATCGGCGGCAGGGCCAACGCCAATGTCCAGATGATCGTCATTTCGGCGCGCGACGGCGTTTCGACCTCCAAGGTTCAAACGGAGACCGAGAACCTGCTGCGCGAGCGCCGCAAGATCATTCCGGGTCGCGAAGACGATTTCAACGTTAACGACATGACGCAGATTGCCGAAGCCATGACGGGTACGACGACATTGCTGACGGGATTGCTCGGCGCTGTCGCCGCAATCAGCCTTCTGGTCGGCGGGATCGGCATCATGAACATCATGCTAGTGTCGGTCACTGAACGCACGCGGGAGATCGGCATCCGGCTTGCGATTGGCGCATTGGAGACGCAGGTACTGTTGCAGTTCCTCGTCGAGGCAATTGCGCTGTCGCTCTTCGGCGGCATCACGGGCATCGTATTCGGATTAGGCATCGGCTTCACTGCGGTGACGCTCTTGAAGGTTCCCTTCGTCGTGAGCCCGCTGATGATCGCCGTCGCCTTCGTCTTCTCGGCTGCAATCGGCATGATCTTCGGCTATTTTCCGGCGCGAAGGGCAGCGCAGCTCAATCCGATCGAAGCCTTACGGCACGAATGA
- a CDS encoding dihydrodipicolinate synthase family protein produces the protein MWRGVFPAVTTKFTESGELDLAEMERCFGLQADAGVDGIIVCGSLGENMTLEPEEKLEILKVARSAAGSKPVLMTICESSTKRGAAAAKAAARAGASGFMVLPGVPYKSAPEETLTHVQTIAAAGGLPIMVYNNPVAYGVDVTIPMFEELAKNDLVVAMKESTDDIRRVTDVFNAFGERFDVFTGVDNLALESLLMGAHGWVAGLVVAFPKETVAIYRLVQAGRLDEARAIYRWFRPLLDLDVSTFLVQNIKLAEVYAIRSNDRVRAPRLPLSGEPRQRVVGVIEKALANRPELPKF, from the coding sequence ATGTGGCGCGGCGTATTTCCTGCAGTAACGACGAAATTCACTGAGAGCGGCGAGCTTGATCTTGCCGAAATGGAACGCTGCTTCGGCCTTCAGGCCGACGCAGGTGTCGATGGCATCATTGTCTGCGGCTCGCTCGGCGAGAACATGACGCTCGAGCCGGAAGAGAAACTGGAAATCCTAAAAGTCGCCCGCTCGGCTGCGGGCTCGAAGCCAGTATTGATGACGATCTGCGAAAGCTCGACAAAGCGCGGCGCCGCTGCCGCCAAGGCCGCAGCAAGGGCCGGCGCGAGCGGCTTCATGGTCTTGCCGGGCGTGCCCTACAAATCGGCTCCGGAAGAAACGCTGACGCATGTCCAGACAATTGCCGCAGCCGGCGGCCTGCCGATCATGGTCTACAACAACCCGGTCGCCTATGGCGTAGACGTCACGATCCCGATGTTCGAAGAGCTGGCGAAGAACGATCTCGTCGTCGCCATGAAGGAATCGACCGACGATATTCGCCGCGTAACAGACGTTTTCAACGCCTTCGGCGAACGCTTCGATGTGTTTACTGGCGTCGACAACCTGGCGCTCGAAAGCCTCTTGATGGGTGCGCACGGCTGGGTCGCGGGTCTCGTCGTCGCTTTCCCGAAGGAAACGGTCGCGATCTATAGGCTCGTCCAGGCGGGCCGTCTTGATGAAGCGCGTGCCATCTACCGCTGGTTCCGGCCGCTGCTCGACCTCGATGTGTCGACCTTCCTCGTCCAGAACATCAAGCTTGCGGAAGTCTACGCCATCCGGTCGAACGACCGCGTCCGCGCCCCTCGTCTGCCGCTTTCCGGCGAACCGCGCCAGCGCGTCGTCGGCGTGATTGAAAAGGCCCTGGCGAACCGCCCGGAATTGCCGAAGTTCTGA